The following are encoded in a window of Methylicorpusculum oleiharenae genomic DNA:
- the rsfS gene encoding ribosome silencing factor: protein MQPEEILEIVQKVLDERKGHNITVIDVRGKTSVTDYMVLATGTSDRHLKSLVDYVVAELNEKGYKPLGQEGGLGSDWVLLDLGDVIVHVMTDQARQFYQLEKLWSIEHKAEAVNALQD, encoded by the coding sequence ATGCAACCAGAAGAAATATTAGAGATCGTCCAGAAAGTTTTGGATGAGCGCAAAGGACACAACATTACCGTTATCGATGTGCGAGGCAAAACCTCTGTCACCGATTATATGGTCTTGGCAACCGGTACATCCGATCGTCACTTGAAATCCTTGGTCGATTATGTAGTAGCCGAGTTGAATGAAAAAGGCTATAAACCGTTGGGGCAGGAAGGCGGGTTGGGGTCAGACTGGGTATTGCTGGATTTGGGTGATGTTATCGTGCACGTCATGACCGATCAGGCTAGACAGTTCTATCAATTGGAAAAACTATGGTCAATCGAACATAAAGCAGAAGCGGTTAATGCCTTGCAGGATTGA
- a CDS encoding DUF3465 domain-containing protein, with the protein MKKLIYLAVLAALIFGAVEQNGSLVPGIAMESSNDGNIQLENAFLNRQSDIQVQGEGRVTRLLPDDLNGSRHQRFILQINDKQTLLIAHNIDLAPKIHDLNEGDTVAFYGEYEWNSKGGVLHWTHHDPRGGHIAGWLKHQGQTYQ; encoded by the coding sequence ATGAAAAAACTAATTTACCTGGCGGTCCTCGCGGCACTGATATTCGGCGCCGTGGAACAAAACGGCAGCCTCGTCCCCGGAATTGCGATGGAATCGTCCAATGACGGAAACATCCAGCTGGAAAATGCGTTCCTTAACAGACAAAGCGACATTCAGGTTCAAGGAGAAGGTCGGGTAACCCGACTATTGCCTGACGATCTTAATGGCTCAAGACACCAGCGTTTCATTCTGCAGATCAATGACAAGCAAACCCTCTTGATAGCGCACAATATCGATCTTGCACCCAAAATCCATGATTTAAATGAAGGGGATACCGTTGCGTTTTACGGCGAATATGAATGGAATTCAAAAGGAGGCGTCCTTCACTGGACACACCATGACCCAAGAGGCGGTCACATTGCGGGGTGGCTAAAACACCAGGGGCAAACTTATCAATGA
- the mutM gene encoding bifunctional DNA-formamidopyrimidine glycosylase/DNA-(apurinic or apyrimidinic site) lyase, giving the protein MPELPEVETTRRGIQSHLEGSAIKSVCVRESRLRWPVTDDLQQILPGLTITDIARRGKYLLLNTASGTLIIHLGMSGSLRIVTNGIPPQKHDHIDFIFAGNLLLRFNDPRRFGAVLWTEKPANEHPLLKDLGPEPLECEFNGEHLYHQSKNKSLAAKSFIMDSHTVVGVGNIYANEALFMAGIKPTRAAGKISLARYRHLADCIRRVLQNAISQGGTTLRDFVNEDGKPGYFKQQLKVYGRGGEPCTLCLRPLTEIRISNRTTVFCPHCQT; this is encoded by the coding sequence ATGCCTGAATTACCCGAAGTTGAAACAACGCGACGTGGAATCCAATCCCACCTGGAAGGCAGCGCCATAAAATCAGTTTGCGTCAGAGAATCACGTTTACGCTGGCCGGTCACCGATGATCTTCAGCAAATTTTGCCGGGACTGACCATCACGGATATTGCCAGAAGAGGCAAATACCTGTTGCTTAATACCGCATCGGGAACCCTGATCATTCATCTGGGCATGTCAGGCAGTTTGAGAATTGTCACGAACGGCATTCCGCCACAAAAACATGACCATATCGATTTTATATTTGCCGGTAACCTGCTGCTGAGATTCAATGACCCGCGTCGGTTTGGCGCTGTGTTATGGACCGAAAAACCGGCAAATGAACATCCACTGCTAAAGGATCTGGGGCCTGAACCACTGGAATGTGAATTTAACGGCGAACACCTTTATCATCAGTCCAAAAATAAAAGTCTGGCGGCAAAATCCTTCATCATGGACAGCCATACTGTCGTCGGGGTGGGTAATATTTACGCGAATGAGGCTTTATTCATGGCCGGCATCAAGCCTACCCGCGCCGCAGGAAAGATCAGTCTGGCCCGCTACCGGCACTTGGCCGATTGCATTCGCCGGGTACTGCAAAATGCTATTTCGCAGGGCGGCACCACCTTGAGAGATTTTGTCAATGAGGACGGAAAACCGGGCTATTTCAAGCAGCAGCTGAAAGTTTACGGACGGGGCGGTGAGCCTTGCACGCTGTGTTTAAGGCCACTCACCGAGATAAGAATCAGTAATCGAACCACTGTCTTCTGCCCTCATTGCCAGACCTAA
- a CDS encoding glutamate-5-semialdehyde dehydrogenase: MLNLGREARKAGREISRADSGKKNEALLKIAAMLETHADWLMEENLKDVQKGRDSGLDPALLDRLEFKASGIKSMVEGLKQVAALPDPVGEITDLTYRPSGIQVGQMRVPLGVIGIIYESRPNVTVDAAALCLKSGNACILRGGSESIHSNKAIASCISKGLEAAGLPATAVQVVETIDRAAVGELITMSDYVDVIVPRGGKSLIERITKEATIPVIKHLDGICHVYIDNTADHEKALAIAVNAKTHRYGVCNAMETLLIAKGIAVTLLPKLAAIYREKGVELRGCLKTCSIITPCLRATENDWSTEYLAPILSIKVVADIDDAIDHIHRYGSAHTDAIVTENYTLARRFLREVDSSSVMVNASTRFADGFEYGLGAEIGISTDKLHARGPVGLKGLTTLKYIVLGDGHIRE; the protein is encoded by the coding sequence ATGCTTAACCTTGGACGTGAGGCCAGAAAAGCGGGTAGAGAAATCAGTCGTGCCGACAGCGGTAAGAAGAATGAGGCTTTGCTTAAGATTGCAGCGATGCTCGAAACTCATGCGGATTGGCTGATGGAGGAAAATCTCAAAGACGTGCAAAAAGGCAGGGACAGCGGACTGGATCCTGCCTTGCTGGACAGGCTCGAATTCAAGGCTTCAGGGATTAAGTCAATGGTCGAAGGTTTAAAGCAAGTAGCCGCGTTGCCGGACCCTGTAGGAGAAATCACCGATCTGACCTACAGGCCCAGTGGTATTCAGGTCGGACAAATGCGCGTGCCTTTGGGGGTGATCGGCATCATTTACGAGTCGCGCCCCAATGTGACGGTCGACGCCGCCGCGTTGTGCCTCAAATCCGGCAATGCGTGCATTTTAAGAGGCGGTTCTGAATCGATTCATTCCAATAAAGCTATCGCCTCCTGTATCAGCAAAGGACTGGAGGCTGCCGGTCTGCCAGCGACAGCGGTGCAGGTGGTGGAAACCATCGATAGAGCTGCGGTAGGCGAATTGATCACGATGTCCGATTACGTCGATGTTATCGTGCCGCGAGGCGGCAAAAGCTTGATTGAACGCATTACCAAAGAAGCGACGATTCCGGTTATCAAGCATCTGGATGGCATTTGCCATGTCTACATCGATAATACGGCTGATCATGAAAAGGCTTTGGCTATTGCCGTCAACGCAAAAACTCACCGTTACGGCGTTTGCAATGCAATGGAAACCCTGTTGATTGCAAAAGGTATTGCCGTGACTTTGCTGCCTAAGCTGGCGGCGATTTACCGGGAAAAAGGGGTTGAGTTACGCGGCTGTCTTAAAACCTGTTCGATTATTACACCTTGCCTGAGAGCGACCGAAAATGATTGGTCAACCGAATATCTGGCGCCTATTTTGTCAATCAAGGTAGTGGCGGATATCGATGATGCGATTGATCATATTCATCGCTACGGTTCGGCTCATACAGATGCTATCGTCACCGAAAATTACACGCTGGCCCGGCGTTTTTTGCGCGAAGTCGATTCAAGCTCAGTGATGGTCAACGCGTCAACGCGTTTTGCCGATGGGTTTGAATACGGATTGGGCGCGGAGATAGGTATCAGTACCGACAAATTGCATGCCCGGGGCCCGGTTGGGCTTAAAGGTCTGACGACGCTCAAATACATTGTACTGGGCGACGGTCATATTCGCGAATAG
- a CDS encoding ABC1 kinase family protein translates to MLLETLSVARDFGRVHEITSILIRYGFGDLVQRLGIAGIVERAGHVLHWHEIDELTNMESPERVRRVLEEMGPTFVKLGQIFATRPDLFSPPWIAEFEKLQDQARPAPIDKIMAQLKEDLGADPETVFALFDKTPLAAASIGQVHKAFLDDGTPVIVKIRRPGIRAVVEADLRLLNQLADIAAKELKDLRRYNPQDIVRQFTLSMRRELDLAIEGRNSERMRANFRNHRTIVIPKVYWEWTSERVNVQEFIVGISGHDMKALDLARLDRKKLAKAGADAILKMILEDGFFHADPHPGNCFFLEQNRIAFIDFGMVGRLSEERRNQVINLLHGLVERDSDLVVKILLRWADKSSNHYDNLIMEIDNFIDQYHDVPLKDLNMGELLINLTTLLRDHQLNLPADLTLLIKAFITLEGLGRQLDPNFNLVVAATPLLKRAFLQRYSPEFMTRKGLKSVASLVEMLSGLPQDLHRILEDLRRGAVSVRLDISRPEWLGKELDRLVNRLSVSLVTASMIIGSSIVSTVEGGTSSFIGLTAFIGALFGGIWLLFSIWRSG, encoded by the coding sequence ATGTTATTGGAAACTTTATCTGTCGCTAGGGATTTTGGCCGTGTGCATGAAATTACTTCAATTCTGATCCGTTATGGTTTCGGGGATTTGGTACAAAGACTGGGAATCGCAGGCATCGTAGAACGTGCCGGACATGTGCTGCATTGGCACGAAATCGATGAATTAACCAATATGGAGTCGCCCGAGCGGGTACGCCGGGTATTGGAAGAAATGGGCCCGACTTTTGTAAAGCTGGGGCAAATTTTCGCAACCCGCCCCGACCTGTTTTCCCCTCCCTGGATTGCCGAATTCGAAAAACTTCAGGATCAGGCGCGTCCTGCGCCCATCGATAAAATCATGGCGCAACTCAAAGAGGACTTGGGCGCCGACCCGGAAACCGTTTTTGCACTTTTTGACAAAACACCGCTGGCTGCCGCGTCCATCGGTCAGGTCCACAAAGCATTTTTAGACGACGGCACCCCCGTCATTGTTAAAATCCGCCGCCCCGGCATTCGAGCTGTCGTAGAAGCCGATTTACGGCTGCTGAATCAGTTAGCCGACATTGCCGCCAAAGAGCTCAAAGATCTTCGCCGCTATAATCCGCAAGATATTGTGCGTCAATTCACGCTTTCCATGCGGCGGGAACTGGACCTGGCGATAGAAGGCCGCAATTCCGAACGAATGCGTGCTAATTTCCGGAACCATCGGACTATCGTTATTCCAAAAGTTTATTGGGAATGGACGTCTGAGCGCGTCAACGTTCAGGAATTTATTGTCGGCATATCGGGCCACGACATGAAAGCGTTAGACCTGGCTCGCCTGGACCGGAAAAAGCTGGCGAAAGCCGGTGCCGATGCCATATTGAAAATGATTTTGGAAGACGGTTTTTTTCATGCTGATCCGCACCCGGGCAACTGTTTTTTCCTGGAACAAAACCGGATTGCCTTTATCGATTTCGGCATGGTCGGCAGACTGTCGGAGGAACGCCGCAATCAAGTGATCAACTTGCTGCACGGACTGGTTGAACGCGATTCCGATTTAGTCGTAAAAATACTGCTGCGCTGGGCCGACAAGTCGTCCAATCATTACGACAATCTCATTATGGAAATCGATAACTTTATCGACCAGTACCATGATGTGCCGCTTAAAGATCTGAACATGGGCGAATTACTGATTAATCTGACGACGCTGTTACGAGATCATCAGCTCAATTTACCGGCCGACTTAACGCTGCTAATCAAAGCCTTTATCACACTGGAAGGACTCGGCCGCCAACTCGATCCCAATTTTAATCTGGTCGTTGCTGCAACCCCATTACTCAAACGGGCCTTTTTGCAACGCTACAGCCCCGAATTTATGACCCGTAAAGGACTAAAGTCAGTGGCCAGTCTAGTGGAAATGCTGTCAGGTCTCCCACAGGATTTGCACCGTATACTGGAAGATTTAAGACGGGGTGCGGTCAGTGTACGTTTGGATATCTCTAGACCGGAATGGCTGGGCAAAGAACTTGACCGCCTGGTCAACCGCCTGTCGGTGAGTCTGGTCACCGCTTCAATGATAATTGGAAGCTCCATCGTCTCAACGGTGGAAGGCGGGACGTCTTCTTTCATCGGCCTGACCGCTTTTATAGGCGCGCTGTTTGGCGGCATTTGGCTGCTTTTTTCAATTTGGCGCAGCGGATAA
- a CDS encoding flagellar hook-length control protein FliK — MKIQNTPLTSQVSGDLGITTLEQSLADSGLSGSAFADSLMAELSKLTQAINTSTLTPEDLAAGQAMQEFAGLSGNQLPLVSLTDAPESEINLEETLSALKEVLEHIQAATAMIEKSEVLIDTPDLDLVLHETDDQPYNLAGPLLEVTPQTNPVLNSPELNAMRQIIDAQVKTETEAPVLTGNLKLSSADEAVAEDKAALDAQKELSADVSDKKMSDTDGFGNEKTLPRSPIDTAHLHRQFSIDNKTAPLLKTDVPAMSKNFADPEWSSELGDRIVWMNNRSLSAAELNLNPQHLGPVRIRIDMNQDQATITFSAQHASVREALEAAIPRLREMMSGQQLNLADVTVSPQSPADQGRSGFGQMMQGGDKEPSNPYNETDSRGETAEGGLDLPEALNQGRASVSQGLLSIFA, encoded by the coding sequence ATGAAAATTCAGAATACACCACTCACCAGTCAGGTGTCGGGCGATCTGGGGATTACGACGTTGGAGCAATCGCTTGCCGATTCAGGATTAAGCGGCAGCGCCTTTGCAGATTCTCTGATGGCTGAACTGAGCAAGTTGACGCAAGCAATTAACACTTCCACTCTGACACCGGAAGATTTGGCTGCCGGTCAGGCAATGCAAGAATTTGCCGGTTTGTCGGGAAATCAATTGCCGCTTGTTTCGCTTACCGACGCGCCGGAAAGCGAAATCAATCTGGAAGAAACCCTTTCAGCGCTGAAAGAAGTCCTTGAACATATTCAGGCTGCAACGGCCATGATAGAAAAGTCCGAAGTTCTGATCGATACGCCTGATCTGGATCTAGTCCTCCATGAAACAGATGATCAGCCTTATAATCTCGCCGGACCTTTGCTGGAAGTCACACCTCAAACCAATCCGGTTCTGAACAGCCCTGAATTAAACGCGATGCGTCAGATAATCGATGCTCAGGTCAAAACAGAAACGGAAGCGCCCGTGCTGACTGGAAATTTGAAGCTTTCTTCGGCTGATGAAGCCGTTGCTGAAGATAAGGCGGCATTGGACGCACAGAAAGAATTGAGCGCTGATGTCAGTGATAAAAAAATGAGTGACACTGATGGCTTCGGAAATGAAAAAACATTACCCAGATCGCCCATCGATACCGCCCATTTGCACAGGCAATTTTCGATTGATAATAAAACCGCACCACTTCTAAAGACAGACGTGCCCGCCATGTCTAAAAACTTTGCTGACCCTGAATGGTCCAGTGAGTTGGGCGATCGTATCGTCTGGATGAATAACCGTTCCTTATCGGCGGCTGAACTCAATCTTAATCCACAGCATTTAGGTCCTGTGCGTATTCGTATCGATATGAATCAGGATCAGGCGACTATCACTTTTTCGGCGCAACATGCCTCAGTCAGAGAAGCGCTCGAAGCGGCCATCCCTCGATTAAGAGAAATGATGAGCGGTCAACAGCTTAACCTGGCCGATGTAACGGTATCCCCGCAATCACCTGCTGACCAGGGACGCTCCGGTTTCGGTCAGATGATGCAAGGTGGCGACAAAGAGCCTTCCAATCCTTATAACGAAACAGACAGCCGGGGAGAAACAGCGGAAGGCGGACTGGATTTACCCGAGGCCTTAAATCAAGGTAGAGCGTCGGTTAGCCAGGGATTGCTGAGTATTTTTGCCTGA
- the fliJ gene encoding flagellar export protein FliJ produces the protein MKKSDRLKLIVDLNADQEKKALEAFGQIQQKQIQLQEQIDGLKNYRLETLAKFDLNCATGARIGQMLEFRSFIEKLDKAIQGQEQALTQLEVEVSRARHNWLNLHNRTENLEKISDKALKMELKEEDKREQTEQDDRSSSGRRGGIRNA, from the coding sequence GTGAAAAAATCGGATCGCTTAAAATTGATCGTTGATCTGAATGCTGATCAGGAAAAAAAAGCCCTGGAAGCCTTCGGCCAAATTCAACAAAAACAAATTCAATTGCAGGAACAAATAGACGGCCTTAAAAATTACAGGTTGGAAACCCTGGCGAAATTTGATCTTAATTGTGCAACTGGGGCCAGGATAGGCCAAATGCTGGAGTTTAGAAGTTTTATTGAAAAGCTGGACAAGGCGATTCAGGGTCAGGAGCAAGCACTCACGCAGCTGGAGGTCGAGGTTTCCAGAGCAAGGCATAACTGGCTTAATCTACATAACCGGACTGAAAACCTTGAGAAAATCAGTGATAAAGCGTTAAAAATGGAATTAAAGGAAGAGGATAAGCGCGAGCAGACTGAGCAGGATGATAGATCGTCAAGCGGGCGACGTGGTGGCATAAGAAATGCATAG
- a CDS encoding GldG family protein codes for MKLTRPLHRKLRIKNSLITCLLITLLASLAWFSTQFKAQWDITVNAANTLSPATQNVLDSLHSPVKISAFIKRDPSLRAQIAQLVTRYSDYKPDLTLSFVDPDSNPNKARELNIASTGTVFVEYRDKSERITYLDESTLTNALTQLAYGNERWISFLTGHGERAIDGRANFDLGQFGQELTKRSIRAHALNLVEMPAIPDNAQLLILASPTVRLLPGEIDIIKQFIDQGGHFLWLYDPDSAGQPELERYLGIARLPGTVMDTQALLYGVNDASFVLIGRYPDHVLTQNFQLMTLFPQSAALERQNPTVFDTQAWLQSSEKSWTETGSLNADAVFNAGNLEKQGPLAIAYALKRKIKDGKEQRILVMGDGDFIANAFIGNVGNSDLGLRIINWLTGDDRLVAIPLKKAPDKELLLPPVAVAIMGFGFLLIIPALLIISGLLIWRKRKRR; via the coding sequence ATGAAGCTGACCCGCCCTCTCCACCGGAAATTACGGATAAAAAACAGTCTGATCACTTGTCTGCTGATCACGTTGCTAGCTAGTCTGGCCTGGTTCAGCACCCAATTTAAAGCGCAGTGGGACATCACGGTTAATGCCGCCAACACACTGTCTCCAGCCACTCAAAATGTGCTGGATTCATTACACAGTCCCGTCAAAATAAGCGCATTTATCAAAAGAGATCCGTCTCTACGCGCCCAGATCGCTCAACTTGTCACGCGCTACAGCGATTATAAACCGGACCTGACGCTCAGCTTCGTCGATCCTGATTCCAACCCGAACAAAGCCCGTGAATTGAACATTGCATCGACCGGCACAGTGTTTGTCGAATATCGGGATAAAAGCGAACGCATCACATATCTTGATGAATCAACCTTAACCAATGCACTCACGCAACTGGCCTATGGCAACGAACGCTGGATCAGTTTTTTAACCGGCCATGGCGAGCGCGCCATAGACGGCCGTGCCAATTTTGATTTGGGTCAATTCGGTCAGGAACTGACCAAGCGCAGCATTAGAGCACACGCCTTGAATCTGGTTGAAATGCCGGCCATCCCCGATAACGCTCAATTGCTCATCCTGGCCAGCCCGACCGTCCGGCTTTTGCCCGGTGAAATCGACATTATCAAGCAATTTATCGATCAAGGCGGTCATTTTCTCTGGTTATATGATCCGGACAGCGCAGGGCAACCCGAATTGGAACGCTATCTGGGGATCGCCCGTCTGCCCGGCACCGTCATGGATACCCAAGCTTTGCTCTATGGAGTCAACGACGCTTCATTTGTCCTGATTGGCCGCTATCCGGATCATGTACTGACGCAAAACTTTCAGTTAATGACACTTTTCCCTCAAAGCGCAGCGCTGGAGCGTCAAAATCCCACTGTATTTGATACTCAGGCATGGCTGCAAAGCTCTGAAAAGTCATGGACGGAAACCGGCAGTCTGAATGCCGATGCTGTTTTCAACGCGGGTAATCTTGAAAAACAAGGCCCTTTGGCAATTGCTTATGCCTTGAAACGTAAAATAAAGGACGGAAAAGAACAACGCATCCTGGTGATGGGCGATGGCGATTTTATAGCCAATGCTTTTATCGGCAACGTCGGCAATTCTGACCTGGGCCTCAGGATCATCAACTGGTTAACCGGCGATGACCGTCTGGTCGCCATACCCCTGAAAAAAGCACCGGATAAAGAATTGCTGCTGCCTCCGGTCGCGGTCGCCATCATGGGTTTTGGCTTTTTGCTGATCATTCCGGCATTATTGATTATCAGCGGCTTACTGATCTGGCGTAAACGTAAACGCCGCTAA
- the nadD gene encoding nicotinate-nucleotide adenylyltransferase, protein MLGVYGGTFDPVHFGHLRTALEVKELFELDEIRLIPCFIPAHRDEPSAAAVMRVKMLELALAGRSGMTLDTREIDRGGPSYMVDTLASLRETMVAEMPLLLFIGGDAFEHLCQWHRWHALFDYAHVVVMTRPGAGHSELSEVLKNRYTDSVQKLKDTACGSLFFQRVTLLDISATAIRQMVAEGRSPGFLLPDAVISYIDQNQLYRR, encoded by the coding sequence ATGTTAGGTGTTTACGGCGGGACATTTGATCCCGTGCATTTCGGGCATTTGCGGACGGCATTGGAAGTTAAGGAACTGTTCGAACTGGATGAAATTCGTCTGATTCCCTGTTTTATTCCGGCGCACCGCGACGAGCCGTCTGCGGCCGCTGTCATGCGGGTCAAGATGCTGGAACTCGCATTGGCAGGCAGGTCCGGAATGACCCTTGATACCCGCGAAATTGACCGAGGCGGACCTTCCTATATGGTGGACACGTTGGCCTCTTTGAGAGAGACCATGGTTGCAGAAATGCCGCTGCTGCTTTTTATCGGTGGCGATGCTTTTGAACACCTGTGCCAATGGCACCGTTGGCACGCTTTGTTTGATTATGCCCATGTGGTTGTGATGACTCGCCCTGGCGCCGGTCATTCCGAGCTCAGTGAGGTTTTAAAAAATCGTTATACCGATTCAGTACAAAAACTAAAAGACACGGCCTGCGGATCTTTATTTTTCCAGCGTGTCACACTACTTGATATTTCAGCGACAGCGATCAGACAGATGGTGGCCGAAGGGCGTAGTCCGGGGTTTTTATTACCCGACGCCGTCATCAGCTATATTGATCAAAATCAACTTTATCGGCGCTAG
- a CDS encoding ABC transporter permease subunit, whose protein sequence is MIRTIALREFKTLFLSPLAWTILAIIQFILAYLFLTQVETFIRVQPELAAIDNAPGLTDIVVTPLYSNAAIILMLVTPLLTMRLICEERRNKTLPLLLSAPVSNTQIILGKYLGIMGLFLIMTLLISLMPLSLLTGGTLDYGKCLANLLALFLLLSAFTSTGLYMSCIAGHPIIAALGAFGLLLLLWIMDLATGIKDQHSELFEYLSLLKHFQMIQTGLIRSVDLIYFAVFIMLFLILSIRNLDKERL, encoded by the coding sequence ATGATCCGCACTATTGCCTTGAGGGAATTTAAAACACTGTTTTTATCGCCGCTGGCCTGGACCATACTGGCAATCATCCAGTTCATTCTGGCCTATCTGTTTTTGACTCAGGTTGAAACATTTATCCGGGTTCAACCCGAACTGGCAGCGATAGACAACGCCCCTGGCCTGACTGATATTGTCGTAACGCCGCTTTACAGCAATGCCGCAATCATACTGATGCTGGTCACGCCTTTATTGACCATGCGTCTGATTTGCGAAGAACGACGGAATAAAACACTGCCTCTTTTGCTGTCCGCACCGGTGTCGAACACCCAAATCATTCTCGGCAAATACCTGGGCATTATGGGCTTGTTTTTGATCATGACCCTGCTGATCAGCCTGATGCCGTTATCCTTGTTAACCGGCGGCACGCTGGATTACGGAAAATGTCTGGCCAACCTGCTCGCCTTGTTTTTGCTGCTGTCGGCATTTACCTCGACCGGGCTTTATATGTCCTGTATTGCCGGGCACCCGATCATTGCCGCTTTAGGCGCCTTCGGTTTATTGCTGTTGTTGTGGATAATGGATTTAGCCACGGGCATCAAAGATCAGCACAGCGAATTATTTGAGTATTTATCGCTGCTAAAGCATTTTCAAATGATACAAACCGGGCTGATCCGTAGCGTAGATCTGATTTACTTCGCGGTTTTTATCATGCTGTTTCTGATACTCAGCATCCGTAATCTGGATAAAGAGCGCCTGTAA